One region of Alosa alosa isolate M-15738 ecotype Scorff River chromosome 1, AALO_Geno_1.1, whole genome shotgun sequence genomic DNA includes:
- the arfip1 gene encoding arfaptin-1 isoform X4 — protein MAEEPHRSSAAEISVTSNGEADRSHDDVFQRDPAHGMTSFSSMVAHTHDTLDTYGSPAEGVVEVGPYKGSASQPTTPTVAPSAVAAGRLARGASDSQVELEKGAAIGQPTSGPVVLADDLKNPAMEKLDLVRKWSINTYKCTKQILSEKLGRGSRTVDLELESQIDVLRDNKRKYEQVIKLAQTLVNQLAQMMQTQRQLGDAFADLSLKSPELHEEFSYNADTQKLLSKNGETLLGAINFFISSVKTLVDKTIEDTMLNIKQYEAARVEYDAYRTDLEEMNLGPRDGTTLPKIEQSQQQFQLHREKYERMRNDVSVKLKFLEENKVKVLHNQLLLFHNAIAAYYAGNQQQLEQTLKQFHIKLKMPGGDSPSWLEEH, from the exons ATGGCAGAGGAGCCGCACAGAAGCTCAGCAGCTGAGATATCAGTGACCAGCAACGGAGAAGCCGATAGGAGCCATGATGATGTGTTTCAGAGG GACCCAGCCCATGGAATGACCAGTTTCTCAAGCATGGTGGCACACACCCATGACACCTTGGACACTTATGGCTCACCCGCAGAGGGAGTGGTTGAAGTGGGGCCTTATAAAG GGTCAGCCAGCCAGCCTACGACCCCCACAGTGGCCCCAAGCGCTGTAGCGGCTGGGCGCCTGGCCCGTGGGGCCAGTGACAGTCAGGTGGAGCTGGAGAAAG GTGCAGCCATAGGACAGCCAACGAGTGGGCCGGTGGTCCTTGCAGATGACCTGAAGAACCCAGCCATGGAGAAGCTAGACCTGGTGAGAAAGTGGAGCATCAACACCTACAAG TGCACCAAACAGATCCTGTCCGAGAAGCTGGGCCGTGGCTCCCGGACGGTGGATCTGGAGCTGGAGTCACAGATTGACGTTCTCCGCGACAACAAGCGCAAATACGAGCAAGTAATCAAGCTAGCTCAGACACTGGTCAACCAGCTTGCTCAAATGATGCAGACACAAAGACAGCTGGGAGACGCCTTCGCTGACCTCAGTTTGAAATCACCTGAACTTCAT GAGGAGTTCAGCTACAATGCTGACACCCAAAAACTCCTGTCCAAAAATGGCGAGACTCTCTTAGGAGCAATCAACTTCTTCATCTCTTCTGTGAAGACACTAGTGGACAAAACCATTGAGGATACCATGTTGAACATCAAACAATATGAAGCAGCCAG AGTTGAGTATGATGCTTACCGCACCGATCTGGAGGAGATGAACCTGGGTCCCCGCGATGGCACCACGCTGCCCAAGATTGAACAGTCCCAACAGCAGTTCCAGCTCCACCGGGAGAAATACGAGCGGATGCGCAATGATGTGTCAGTCAAACTGAAGTTCCTGGAGGAGAATAAG GTTAAAGTACTGCACAATCAGCTCCTTCTCTTCCACAATGCTATAGCGGCATACTATGCAGGCAATCAACAGCAACTAGAACAGACCCTTAAACAGTTCCACATCAAGTTGAAAATGCCCGGAGGAGACTCCCCCTCCTGGCTGGAAGAGCACTGA
- the arfip1 gene encoding arfaptin-1 isoform X2 yields MSDVSVETEPSQAAGAGSQVEHELGDQGHSEEVQRDPEDTQATHDEALQGTDSRGADTYDDVVYDVALSDSDEDAEGDTSVSHKGEAHLDSSLKATAPSANDPSMDAKLKETMAEEPHRSSAAEISVTSNGEADRSHDDVFQRDPAHGMTSFSSMVAHTHDTLDTYGSPAEGVVEVGPYKGSASQPTTPTVAPSAVAAGRLARGASDSQVELEKGAAIGQPTSGPVVLADDLKNPAMEKLDLVRKWSINTYKCTKQILSEKLGRGSRTVDLELESQIDVLRDNKRKYEQVIKLAQTLVNQLAQMMQTQRQLGDAFADLSLKSPELHEEFSYNADTQKLLSKNGETLLGAINFFISSVKTLVDKTIEDTMLNIKQYEAARVEYDAYRTDLEEMNLGPRDGTTLPKIEQSQQQFQLHREKYERMRNDVSVKLKFLEENKVKVLHNQLLLFHNAIAAYYAGNQQQLEQTLKQFHIKLKMPGGDSPSWLEEH; encoded by the exons ATGTCAGACGTTAGTGTTGAGACAGAGCCCAGCCAGGCTGCGGGCGCAGGGTCCCAGGTGGAGCATGAGTTGGGGGATCAGGGCCACTCTGAGGAGGTTCAGCGAGACCCTGAAGACACTCAGGCCACGCATGACGAAGCCCTGCAGGGCACAGACAGCCGCGGGGCTGACACATATGATGATGTTGTGTATGATGTGGCTCTGAGTGACAGTGATGAGGATGCAGAGGGTGACACTTCTGTGAGCCACAAGGGAGAGGCTCACCTGGACTCATCCCTAAAGGCCACTGCTCCCTCTGCTAATGACCCTTCGATGGATGCAAAGTTAAAG GAGACCATGGCAGAGGAGCCGCACAGAAGCTCAGCAGCTGAGATATCAGTGACCAGCAACGGAGAAGCCGATAGGAGCCATGATGATGTGTTTCAGAGG GACCCAGCCCATGGAATGACCAGTTTCTCAAGCATGGTGGCACACACCCATGACACCTTGGACACTTATGGCTCACCCGCAGAGGGAGTGGTTGAAGTGGGGCCTTATAAAG GGTCAGCCAGCCAGCCTACGACCCCCACAGTGGCCCCAAGCGCTGTAGCGGCTGGGCGCCTGGCCCGTGGGGCCAGTGACAGTCAGGTGGAGCTGGAGAAAG GTGCAGCCATAGGACAGCCAACGAGTGGGCCGGTGGTCCTTGCAGATGACCTGAAGAACCCAGCCATGGAGAAGCTAGACCTGGTGAGAAAGTGGAGCATCAACACCTACAAG TGCACCAAACAGATCCTGTCCGAGAAGCTGGGCCGTGGCTCCCGGACGGTGGATCTGGAGCTGGAGTCACAGATTGACGTTCTCCGCGACAACAAGCGCAAATACGAGCAAGTAATCAAGCTAGCTCAGACACTGGTCAACCAGCTTGCTCAAATGATGCAGACACAAAGACAGCTGGGAGACGCCTTCGCTGACCTCAGTTTGAAATCACCTGAACTTCAT GAGGAGTTCAGCTACAATGCTGACACCCAAAAACTCCTGTCCAAAAATGGCGAGACTCTCTTAGGAGCAATCAACTTCTTCATCTCTTCTGTGAAGACACTAGTGGACAAAACCATTGAGGATACCATGTTGAACATCAAACAATATGAAGCAGCCAG AGTTGAGTATGATGCTTACCGCACCGATCTGGAGGAGATGAACCTGGGTCCCCGCGATGGCACCACGCTGCCCAAGATTGAACAGTCCCAACAGCAGTTCCAGCTCCACCGGGAGAAATACGAGCGGATGCGCAATGATGTGTCAGTCAAACTGAAGTTCCTGGAGGAGAATAAG GTTAAAGTACTGCACAATCAGCTCCTTCTCTTCCACAATGCTATAGCGGCATACTATGCAGGCAATCAACAGCAACTAGAACAGACCCTTAAACAGTTCCACATCAAGTTGAAAATGCCCGGAGGAGACTCCCCCTCCTGGCTGGAAGAGCACTGA
- the arfip1 gene encoding arfaptin-1 isoform X1 has product MGNKSVLTGMSDVSVETEPSQAAGAGSQVEHELGDQGHSEEVQRDPEDTQATHDEALQGTDSRGADTYDDVVYDVALSDSDEDAEGDTSVSHKGEAHLDSSLKATAPSANDPSMDAKLKETMAEEPHRSSAAEISVTSNGEADRSHDDVFQRDPAHGMTSFSSMVAHTHDTLDTYGSPAEGVVEVGPYKGSASQPTTPTVAPSAVAAGRLARGASDSQVELEKGAAIGQPTSGPVVLADDLKNPAMEKLDLVRKWSINTYKCTKQILSEKLGRGSRTVDLELESQIDVLRDNKRKYEQVIKLAQTLVNQLAQMMQTQRQLGDAFADLSLKSPELHEEFSYNADTQKLLSKNGETLLGAINFFISSVKTLVDKTIEDTMLNIKQYEAARVEYDAYRTDLEEMNLGPRDGTTLPKIEQSQQQFQLHREKYERMRNDVSVKLKFLEENKVKVLHNQLLLFHNAIAAYYAGNQQQLEQTLKQFHIKLKMPGGDSPSWLEEH; this is encoded by the exons ATGGGAAACAAGTCTGTACTTACCG GGATGTCAGACGTTAGTGTTGAGACAGAGCCCAGCCAGGCTGCGGGCGCAGGGTCCCAGGTGGAGCATGAGTTGGGGGATCAGGGCCACTCTGAGGAGGTTCAGCGAGACCCTGAAGACACTCAGGCCACGCATGACGAAGCCCTGCAGGGCACAGACAGCCGCGGGGCTGACACATATGATGATGTTGTGTATGATGTGGCTCTGAGTGACAGTGATGAGGATGCAGAGGGTGACACTTCTGTGAGCCACAAGGGAGAGGCTCACCTGGACTCATCCCTAAAGGCCACTGCTCCCTCTGCTAATGACCCTTCGATGGATGCAAAGTTAAAG GAGACCATGGCAGAGGAGCCGCACAGAAGCTCAGCAGCTGAGATATCAGTGACCAGCAACGGAGAAGCCGATAGGAGCCATGATGATGTGTTTCAGAGG GACCCAGCCCATGGAATGACCAGTTTCTCAAGCATGGTGGCACACACCCATGACACCTTGGACACTTATGGCTCACCCGCAGAGGGAGTGGTTGAAGTGGGGCCTTATAAAG GGTCAGCCAGCCAGCCTACGACCCCCACAGTGGCCCCAAGCGCTGTAGCGGCTGGGCGCCTGGCCCGTGGGGCCAGTGACAGTCAGGTGGAGCTGGAGAAAG GTGCAGCCATAGGACAGCCAACGAGTGGGCCGGTGGTCCTTGCAGATGACCTGAAGAACCCAGCCATGGAGAAGCTAGACCTGGTGAGAAAGTGGAGCATCAACACCTACAAG TGCACCAAACAGATCCTGTCCGAGAAGCTGGGCCGTGGCTCCCGGACGGTGGATCTGGAGCTGGAGTCACAGATTGACGTTCTCCGCGACAACAAGCGCAAATACGAGCAAGTAATCAAGCTAGCTCAGACACTGGTCAACCAGCTTGCTCAAATGATGCAGACACAAAGACAGCTGGGAGACGCCTTCGCTGACCTCAGTTTGAAATCACCTGAACTTCAT GAGGAGTTCAGCTACAATGCTGACACCCAAAAACTCCTGTCCAAAAATGGCGAGACTCTCTTAGGAGCAATCAACTTCTTCATCTCTTCTGTGAAGACACTAGTGGACAAAACCATTGAGGATACCATGTTGAACATCAAACAATATGAAGCAGCCAG AGTTGAGTATGATGCTTACCGCACCGATCTGGAGGAGATGAACCTGGGTCCCCGCGATGGCACCACGCTGCCCAAGATTGAACAGTCCCAACAGCAGTTCCAGCTCCACCGGGAGAAATACGAGCGGATGCGCAATGATGTGTCAGTCAAACTGAAGTTCCTGGAGGAGAATAAG GTTAAAGTACTGCACAATCAGCTCCTTCTCTTCCACAATGCTATAGCGGCATACTATGCAGGCAATCAACAGCAACTAGAACAGACCCTTAAACAGTTCCACATCAAGTTGAAAATGCCCGGAGGAGACTCCCCCTCCTGGCTGGAAGAGCACTGA
- the arfip1 gene encoding arfaptin-1 isoform X3, which yields MGNKSVLTGMSDVSVETEPSQAAGAGSQVEHELGDQGHSEEVQRDPEDTQATHDEALQGTDSRGADTYDDVVYDVALSDSDEDAEGDTSVSHKGEAHLDSSLKATAPSANDPSMDAKLKETMAEEPHRSSAAEISVTSNGEADRSHDDVFQRDPAHGMTSFSSMVAHTHDTLDTYGSPAEGVVEVGPYKGAAIGQPTSGPVVLADDLKNPAMEKLDLVRKWSINTYKCTKQILSEKLGRGSRTVDLELESQIDVLRDNKRKYEQVIKLAQTLVNQLAQMMQTQRQLGDAFADLSLKSPELHEEFSYNADTQKLLSKNGETLLGAINFFISSVKTLVDKTIEDTMLNIKQYEAARVEYDAYRTDLEEMNLGPRDGTTLPKIEQSQQQFQLHREKYERMRNDVSVKLKFLEENKVKVLHNQLLLFHNAIAAYYAGNQQQLEQTLKQFHIKLKMPGGDSPSWLEEH from the exons ATGGGAAACAAGTCTGTACTTACCG GGATGTCAGACGTTAGTGTTGAGACAGAGCCCAGCCAGGCTGCGGGCGCAGGGTCCCAGGTGGAGCATGAGTTGGGGGATCAGGGCCACTCTGAGGAGGTTCAGCGAGACCCTGAAGACACTCAGGCCACGCATGACGAAGCCCTGCAGGGCACAGACAGCCGCGGGGCTGACACATATGATGATGTTGTGTATGATGTGGCTCTGAGTGACAGTGATGAGGATGCAGAGGGTGACACTTCTGTGAGCCACAAGGGAGAGGCTCACCTGGACTCATCCCTAAAGGCCACTGCTCCCTCTGCTAATGACCCTTCGATGGATGCAAAGTTAAAG GAGACCATGGCAGAGGAGCCGCACAGAAGCTCAGCAGCTGAGATATCAGTGACCAGCAACGGAGAAGCCGATAGGAGCCATGATGATGTGTTTCAGAGG GACCCAGCCCATGGAATGACCAGTTTCTCAAGCATGGTGGCACACACCCATGACACCTTGGACACTTATGGCTCACCCGCAGAGGGAGTGGTTGAAGTGGGGCCTTATAAAG GTGCAGCCATAGGACAGCCAACGAGTGGGCCGGTGGTCCTTGCAGATGACCTGAAGAACCCAGCCATGGAGAAGCTAGACCTGGTGAGAAAGTGGAGCATCAACACCTACAAG TGCACCAAACAGATCCTGTCCGAGAAGCTGGGCCGTGGCTCCCGGACGGTGGATCTGGAGCTGGAGTCACAGATTGACGTTCTCCGCGACAACAAGCGCAAATACGAGCAAGTAATCAAGCTAGCTCAGACACTGGTCAACCAGCTTGCTCAAATGATGCAGACACAAAGACAGCTGGGAGACGCCTTCGCTGACCTCAGTTTGAAATCACCTGAACTTCAT GAGGAGTTCAGCTACAATGCTGACACCCAAAAACTCCTGTCCAAAAATGGCGAGACTCTCTTAGGAGCAATCAACTTCTTCATCTCTTCTGTGAAGACACTAGTGGACAAAACCATTGAGGATACCATGTTGAACATCAAACAATATGAAGCAGCCAG AGTTGAGTATGATGCTTACCGCACCGATCTGGAGGAGATGAACCTGGGTCCCCGCGATGGCACCACGCTGCCCAAGATTGAACAGTCCCAACAGCAGTTCCAGCTCCACCGGGAGAAATACGAGCGGATGCGCAATGATGTGTCAGTCAAACTGAAGTTCCTGGAGGAGAATAAG GTTAAAGTACTGCACAATCAGCTCCTTCTCTTCCACAATGCTATAGCGGCATACTATGCAGGCAATCAACAGCAACTAGAACAGACCCTTAAACAGTTCCACATCAAGTTGAAAATGCCCGGAGGAGACTCCCCCTCCTGGCTGGAAGAGCACTGA